A genomic region of Fusarium falciforme chromosome 4, complete sequence contains the following coding sequences:
- a CDS encoding HET domain-containing protein — protein sequence MRLLNVFTHEVHEFNDEKKMSRYCILSHRWDTDEVLYKDLLDTSTKPTAKTGWPKVAGACNLAMHLGYEWIWIDTCCIDKSSSAELSEAVNSMFRWYQEADICIAYLASIQHIAPRPADYVAYLGDSDWFTRGWTLQELLAPRAVDFYSADWKHLGSKNNISLDLERITGINAAYLSGQKRVTEASVAERMSWASGRQTTRVEDMAYCLLGIFNINMPLIYGEREKAFQRLQHAIIREINDQTILAWGTGFVGPGEFDQSYDEHLPLLARSPYAFKDCGDLVPCSSPQVKARLEIRQDGVRITSPILWDTEILGDTHYNPLSGHSFVALLAPLQCRRRNDFFNCVALVLKCENISHDTIRRRLTLDDMRLHRATQGWHLVPRKSWWTEPLRPTLIPLDAPAELNYHTLRQDEGLIIRTLPKGYSIKEYYDPTATYQRVPPSLRIPDAHPCGLSHPIIVRIGTDSQNSIALIIRYQFDPAQHPSPKPHGKSEARRASASLDPNWQPFSIRGRIVCIPNGIDLKKVAKIDEVDVGKQWDALKAIKPDARFIPGKRLDFRESRLKKCTWLLPTFSKEPGYGNYVFILDIKDIHGKGVSAEDEHCLVNQGFEPFVDKAFASHFPRRRRDSKL from the coding sequence CACATCCACCAAACCGACCGCCAAAACTGGCTGGCCCAAGGTTGCCGGCGCCTGCAATCTGGCAATGCATCTTGGCTACGAATGGATATGGATAGATACATGCTGCATCGACAAGTCTAGTAGCGCTGAGTTGTCCGAAGCTGTCAACTCCATGTTTCGCTGGTATCAGGAAGCGGATATCTGCATCGCCTACCTAGCCAGTATTCAACACATAGCCCCTAGGCCAGCCGACTATGTCGCCTATCTGGGAGACAGCGATTGGTTTACCCGTGGGTGGACTCTACAGGAGCTGTTGGCGCCGCGGGCAGTCGACTTTTATTCAGCAGACTGGAAGCACCTCGGGTCCAAGAACAATATCAGCCTGGACCTAGAACGAATCACGGGAATAAACGCTGCGTATCTGAGCGGCCAAAAAAGAGTCACAGAAGCCAGCGTTGCCGAGAGGATGTCATGGGCGTCGGGAAGACAGACTACCCGTGTTGAGGATATGGCCTACTGCTTGTTGGGTATTTTTAACATCAACATGCCCCTGATATacggagagagagagaaggctTTCCAAAGGCTCCAGCATGCCATTATTCGGGAGATTAACGATCAGACTATTCTGGCCTGGGGAACTGGCTTTGTTGGACCGGGAGAGTTCGATCAATCTTACGATGAACACCTGCCACTCCTCGCCAGGAGCCCTTACGCTTTCAAGGACTGTGGTGACCTCGTCCCATGCAGCAGCCCGCAAGTCAAGGCAAGGCTAGAAATCCGCCAGGACGGCGTAAGAATCACCTCCCCCATTCTATGGGATACCGAAATCCTTGGAGACACCCATTACAACCCACTGTCTGGCCATTCTTTTGTGGCGTTGCTTGCACCCTTACAGTGTCGGCGGAGGAATGACTTCTTCAACTGCGTCGCTCTGGTGCTGAAGTGTGAGAACATCAGTCATGACACGATCAGAAGAAGGCTCACACTGGATGATATGCGACTTCATAGGGCGACGCAAGGCTGGCATCTCGTGCCCAGGAAGTCGTGGTGGACTGAGCCCCTTAGGCCAACGCTTATACCGCTCGACGCTCCAGCAGAACTGAATTACCACACCCTGAGACAGGACGAGGGCCTCATCATTCGAACACTCCCGAAAGGTTACAGCATCAAAGAGTACTACGATCCCACAGCAACATATCAACGTGTTCCGCCGTCACTTCGCATCCCCGACGCCCATCCCTGCGGTCTGAGCCACCCCATTATAGTCCGCATCGGAACGGACTCACAAAATAGCATTGCTCTCATAATTCGGTATCAATTCGACCCAGCCCAGCACCCATCCCCCAAGCCCCATGGGAAGTCTGAGGCTCGGCGCGCCTCGGCATCCCTTGACCCTAACTGGCAACCATTTAGCATACGAGGCCGCATTGTTTGTATTCCCAATGGCATCGACCTGAAGAAAGTTGCCAAAATTGACGAGGTCGATGTCGGGAAACAGTGGGACGCTTTGAAGGCGATTAAGCCGGATGCGAGGTTCATACCAGGCAAGCGGCTGGATTTTCGGGAGAGTAGGTTGAAGAAGTGCACTTGGTTACTGCCAACTTTTTCGAAAGAGCCTGGGTACGGTAATTATGTATTTATCTTGGATATCAAGGATATCCATGGGAAGGGTGTATCAGCCGAAGACGAGCACTGTTTGGTGAATCAGGGGTTTGAACCCTTTGTCGATAAGGCGTTTGCGTCACATTTCCCTAGGCGAAGACGGGACTCAAAGTTATGA
- a CDS encoding ATP-dependent RNA helicase DBP8, translating into MLPPADPDHATDASEEHVLSDVGSSSDESDYLDSAASRKRRRTVPSTGPHDGDDQDDEDDAEDEELKRVLSTIKAPSRVKRNAKADQKETQAKPSTAPQKSILAPTDPNTTFSALNVRPWLVQSLGNMAIKRPTGIQKGCIPEILKGRDCIGGSRTGSGKTVAFAVPILQKWAEDPTAIFAVVLTPTRELALQIYEQFKAISSPQSLKAILVTGGSDMRAQAIELGKRPHVVIATPGRLADHVRTSGEDTICGLRRVKYVVLDEADRLLNATGPGSMLPDVEQCLSVLPPATERQTLLFTATITPEVRALKDMPIKPGKQPVFVCEVDTQTLAIPATLNQMYIKVPVTHKEHYLHVFLLTEANVDKTVILFCNRTSTADYLHHLLRLLDHRVTSLHSKLPQRQRIDNLARFRASAARILVATDVAARGLDIPEVSLVINYDLPRDPDDYIHRVGRTARAGRKGEAVSFIGQRDVELALTIEKRVGREMESWEEEGVNLETRVVRDVLKVVSEKKREALLEVEEGREVGGKRKRTKQKLRAE; encoded by the coding sequence ATGTTGCCGCCCGCCGACCCCGACCACGCGACCGATGCGTCAGAAGAGCATGTCTTGTCTGACGTGGGCTCATCCTCTGACGAGTCCGACTACCTCGACAGTGCCGCATCCCGAAAGCGTCGGAGAACTGTACCATCTACAGGACCCCacgatggcgatgatcaagacgacgaggacgatgctgaagatgaggagctgAAGAGGGTGCTTTCCACAATCAAGGCTCCCTCTCGAGTCAAGCGCAATGCCAAGGCAGACCAGAAGGAGACTCAAGCGAAACCTTCAACTGCTCCCCAAAAGTCGATCCTCGCCCCTACCGATCCCAACACCACCTTTTCGGCGCTCAATGTTCGACCATGGCTAGTCCAATCGCTTGGGAACATGGCCATTAAGCGTCCGACAGGAATTCAAAAGGGCTGTATTCCCGAGATCCTGAAAGGGCGAGACTGTATCGGTGGAAGTCGAACAGGTTCCGGTAAAACGGTTGCTTTCGCGGTGCCCATTCTGCAGAAATGGGCCGAGGATCCCACTGCTATCTTTGCTGTTGTGCTGACGCCGACACGAGAGCTGGCCCTTCAGATCTACGAGCAGTTCAAGGCCATCTCATCCCCCCAAAGCCTCAAGGCCATTCTGGTCACAGGAGGTTCTGACATGCGCGCCCAGGCGATCGAGCTGGGAAAGCGGCCGCATGTTGTAATTGCGACTCCAGGTCGCTTGGCCGACCATGTGCGCACTTCTGGAGAGGACACCATCTGTGGACTGAGGAGAGTCAAATACGTGGTTCTCGATGAGGCTGATCGACTGCTCAATGCAACAGGTCCTGGCAGCATGCTTCCTGACGTAGAACAATGTCTCTCGGTCTTGCCTCCGGCCACGGAACGACAGACTCTGCTCTTCACGGCCACCATCACGCCGGAAGTCCGCGCTCTGAAGGACATGCCGATCAAGCCAGGCAAGCAGCCCGTCTTTGTGTGCGAGGTTGACACCCAGACACTGGCCATCCCTGCGACTCTGAACCAGATGTACATCAAGGTTCCAGTCACACATAAGGAGCACTACCTCCATGTGTTCTTGCTCACTGAGGCAAACGTCGACAAGACGGTCATTCTCTTTTGCAACCGCACCTCGACTGCGGACTACCTCCACCATCTACTGCGATTGCTCGACCACCGAGTTACATCGCTTCACTCAAAGCTGCCCCAGAGACAGCGAATCGACAACCTTGCTCGTTTCCGCGCCTCGGCTGCCCGTATTCTTGTAGCTACCGACGTCGCCGCCAGAGGTCTGGATATCCCCGAGGTCAGCCTCGTCATCAACTACGACCTCCCTCGCGACCCGGATGACTACATCCACCGCGTCGGACGTACCGCCCGTGCGGGTCGCAAGGGTGAGGCCGTCAGCTTTATCGGGCAGCGCGATGTAGAGCTGGCCCTTACGATCGAGAAGCGCGTGGGCCGTGAGATGGAGtcgtgggaggaggagggcgtcaACTTGGAGACCCGTGTGGTGCGCGACGTCCTCAAGGTTGTctcggagaagaagcgcgagGCTCTcctggaggtggaggaggggcgAGAAGTTGGTGGCAAGAGGAAGCGGACGAAGCAGAAGCTTCGAGCAGAGTAG
- a CDS encoding TRUD domain-containing protein, protein MADQTHYATRGSASYTRSIGISQRVTPLAIPWTGEMRTRFSDFQVNEIKEDGTVLHLQHIGIPDEEAPVQETKQETNTEASNGDSKKEETKENSEKQASENTEAKPAAQPEQTYDVSPEDVATLETLTDQRFTQELVELYKAGPGADHEKKKSVTSEPMDDRPKRGQVHQEIRRIFRSRIDTNTTDLGAIVATFIPPRKGNNKKRSRAPRGTREEKPAGEYLHFTLFKENRDTMDAVNQIARFLKVKPQVIGYAGTKDRRASTVQRCSVRYMRPRNLHGINGRLWGVSTGDYEYSDKPIYLGQLLGNEFVIAIKSCQMVGQADESIEQQVEKLRKNVEPALAHMAEHGWINYFGHQRFGTHDIGTHQVGQMILGDKYEEAVKALLHYDEEIANKAEAGEIPEEPSKRDEYLRNQACMLFLTDKDVDRAIKIMPRRFSAENSIFRHLNRQGAQSRRDFIGSLVHITRGLRSMYLHAYQSYVWNHAASRRWELHGTKVITGDLIIAPTENTPLVSGQDQDGDDIVNPVDDDDDAPVRARPLTAEEAASGKYTIFDIVLPTPGYDVVYPDNDMGTFYEEFMGHPENGGLDPHKMRRMRREFSLPGRYRKLMNRFLGTPSVEVRAYSDDTEQMHPTDVDVIKAAKGANRKRSREDADSESAAKKTKVEGEAAASTDVEMKGTDAEEGNGESAPAAEDSAEKAPAPQQPMKLAAVVKFQLGRSAYATIALRELMGDPPEETTTEA, encoded by the exons ATGGCGGACCAAACTCACTATGCGACGCGCGGAAGTGCCTCTTACACCAGGTCCATCGGCATCAGCCAGCGGGTGACTCCTCTGGCCATACCGTGGACCGGTGAGATGCGCACGAG GTTCTCAGACTTTCAGGTGaacgagatcaaggaggatggcactgttcttcatcttcagcatATTGGTATACCTGACGAGGAGGCACCT GTTCAAGAGACAAAACAGGAGACCAATACAGAGGCATCAAACGGAGACTCGAAGAAagaggagaccaaggagaatTCTGAGAAACAGGCTAGCGAAAACACAGAAGCCAAGCCCGCCGCGCAACCTGAGCAGACGTACGATGTCTCGCCTGAAGACGTGGCCACTCTTGAAACTCTAACCGACCAGCGTTTTACGCAGGAGCTTGTGGAGCTATACAAGGCTGGCCCAGGAGCTGAccacgagaagaagaagtctgTTACCTCGGAACCTATGGACGACAGGCCCAAGCGTGGCCAAGTGCACCAAGAGATCCGCCGCATCTTTAGGTCCCGGATAGACACCAACACGACTGACCTGGGCGCCATTGTCGCGACGTTTATCCCCCCGCGCAAGGGCAACAACAAGAAGCGCAGCCGTGCCCCCCGCGGCACCcgcgaggagaagcccgccgGCGAGTACCTGCACTTCACCTTGTTCAAGGAGAACCGCGACACCATGGACGCCGTCAACCAGATTGCCCGGttcctcaaggtcaagccCCAGGTCATCGGATACGCCGGTACCAAGGATCGCAGAGCTTCGACGGTGCAGCGATGCTCTGTGCGCTACATGCGGCCCAGAAACCTCCACGGTATCAACGGACGACTCTGGGGCGTGTCGACTGGAGATTATGAGTACAGCGACAAGCCGATCTACCTGGGCCAGCTTCTCGGAAACGAGTTTGTCATTGCCATCAAGAGCTGCCAAATGGTCGGCCAAGCCGATGAGTCTATTGAGCAGCAAGTTGAGAAGTTGAGGAAGAATGTGGAGCCCGCGCTCGCTCACATGGCTGAGCACGGCTGGATCAACTACTTTGGTCACCAGCGCTTCGGAACACATGATATCGGCACACACCAGGTTGGACAGATGATCCTGGGCGACAAATACGAAGAAGCAGTCAAGGCGCTTCTTCACTACGACGAGGAGATCGCAAACAAGGCAGAAGCAGGGGAAATCCCTGAGGAGCCCTCCAAGAGGGATGAGTACCTCCGGAATCAGGCCTGCATGCTCTTCCTCACGGACAAGGACGTGGATAGAGCCATCAAGATCATGCCTCGTCGCTTCTCGGCTGAGAACAGCATCTTCAGACACCTGAACCGACAGGGTGCTCAGTCGCGGCGCGACTTTATCGGCTCTCTTGTCCACATCACCCGCGGCCTCCGTTCCATGTACCTCCACGCCTACCAGTCCTACGTCTGGAACCACGCTGCCAGCCGCCGTTGGGAGCTCCACGGCACCAAGGTCATCACCGGTGACCTCATCATCGCGCCGACCGAGAACACGCCCCTCGTGAGCGGACAGGACCaggacggcgacgacatTGTGAACcctgtcgacgacgatgacgacgctcCTGTGCGTGCCCGCCCCCTCACCGCTGAAGAAGCCGCCAGCGGCAAGTACACCATCTTTGACATTGTCCTCCCTACCCCTGGCTACGACGTCGTGTACCCCGACAACGACATGGGCACCTTTTACGAGGAGTTCATGGGCCACCCCGAGAACGGCGGCCTCGACCCTCACAAGATGCGCCGCATGCGCCGTGAGTTCAGCCTGCCCGGCCGGTACCGCAAGCTCATGAACCGCTTCCTCGGGACGCCCTCGGTCGAGGTGCGCGCCTACTCGGACGATACGGAGCAGATGCACCCCACCGACGTGGACgtcatcaaggctgccaagggtGCCAACAGGAAACGCTCTCGTGAGGATGCCGATTCTGAGTCGGCcgccaagaagaccaaggttgAGGGTGAGGCCGCGGCGTCCACGGACGTTGAGATGAAGGGTACGGACGCGGAAGAGGGCAATGGAGAAAGTGCCCCTGCCGCTGAGGATTCTGCTGAGAAGGCTCCCGCCCCCCAGCAACCCATGAAACTTGCCGCAGTTGTCAAGTTCCAGCTAGGACGTAGTGCTTATGCGACTATCGCGTTACGAGAGCTCATGGGTGATCCCCCGGAGGAGACAACTACGGAGGCATAG